Genomic window (Pieris rapae chromosome 4, ilPieRapa1.1, whole genome shotgun sequence):
TTATTACTAGCTTCCAAATGCACTAAGTTCTCTAAAGGTTTTATAACAGATGTTATGCTAGTAAAGCTATTGCCGTCAATCCACAACTCCTTCAATTTCAAGAATCTTCCAATGACTTCAGGAAACTGTTGGAACTCATTTTGTCCAATGTCTAATCTTAATAATTCTGTGGATCTAGACAAAGACTTGGGcaatatcattaaataattatctctAAGCTCTAGAATGCGCAAATGTGCAAGTCGTCCAAAATTTCCAGGAAGATATTCCAGGTATGTGTCATTCAGATACAACTCCTGTAAGGCTATAAGATTAGTGATAGTGTCAGGCAACTTTTCTAATGGATTGACACTaagatctaaaaataataaatgtttgagTGCCTTCATGCTGTCAGGAATGGAAGCTAAGGTATTTCTGTTAATATTcagatattgtaaattaactaATGAAGAAATGGCTGATGGTATTGCTTGTAACTCATTATCACTTAGATCTAAATACTTTAAGCCATGGCACATGAATAATTGTCGTGGTAACTCCGTGATACGATTACACTGGCATAATAGTTTTTCCAAAGTTCTCTCGTAAATAAAAACGTCTGTGGGTACATCTGTCAAGGACTGATGAGAATAATCTAATTCTACTATATCTTCAACACCAGGCCTCACAcaacataaaaaattgaaaggcattttaaaaacttcacTATCTTGTACTTAACTGCAccttgttataaataaatcacatttCTCTGATTTGTTTACTTTTCCAGTAGTGAAGAACtgcacaaataatataaataacgatGTTTTAATTCATAACACTGTATCTTCAGTAACAAGTAATAACTagcaaaaacataaaacataaaaatttctgTAAGCTATCACCCACCATCATAAATTTCGATCCACAgacaatatcaaaatattcgaTATCGTTTGGTGTACACCACAGAATAAAATACTCTCGGTATGCACCAACACATGAGTCCTATGACATTATATATATCCCGCATGCCCAGACCGTCACGTTATACACCCAGAACACCCGGGGGTCTAGCTATCTTGGTGCCGTAAAGTTTTCGACATACACTACCGCTTTTGCGTAATTGTATTGTCGAAAACGTTTCGTTCGGAACCAAGCGGCATGTCAATACACTGCCGCAAAGTCGATAGCGTGGCTCCGAGCTGCTGTTCGTAACATCTTGTTCCGTCATAATATTGTCTCTGGATGAAATGTATTTCTAATGTCACTtaaataaacctaataaaagtaaatactttacaatattattgttagtTGGTAATAGGAAGGTGCAAAATGGACTTTCAGTGTACGTAGATGTTATGGAAAGGTGCaaagtgacataatatattaatttaaaaggtaagttcaaattaacaatttagCTGTCATTTTcgtacaaatttagttttcgactttctacatacactactgttagaGCGTTTTCACATTATCCGATCCGATATCGGTGTAGGAACCAAGTACCGATATCCGATTAGCCGACACCATATGCTATTTTCACATATTTCCGACCAAATCGTTCCGATACGGCCATTTGCTCTATAAGCTTAGTGCGGGCAGGTCATCATGGCAGACTATaatagaaaactttatttgctgtatctattatatttgagACGCAAAAAAAGATCTGTTCACAGACAGTATGGGATTCATCCCATCGTGGAAGCTAGATATTCAGAGGGAGCTTTTTATACTCTTTTTAGCAAGCTACAAAAAGCACCTagcaagttttttaattactttcgtATGAGTGAATCCACATTCAATTATATGCTAATTCATCTCATTATatcgtatttatattatatattataccgtATTTAAATGAAGACGACGCCATGATGACTACCAAACTGTAAACAATGGCCGCCACGCATCGGGGTCTACGCACACAGAGACAATTTAGATACACGTATAgcacacatacaaacattatcgCCCGACGGCTCACAGGTGTCCGATAGTGCCGCCAGCATATCGGTGTCGGCTCCGATATCCGATATCGGGCCGGACAATATGAAATACAGgtacatatttcatacattttacttacCCCGATACCGGATCGGCGTCCGACACCGATATCGGATCGGGTAATGTGAAAACGCTCTTACGCTGTCTTGACTAGACCACctgtttttaattcttattaaaactCAACACATATGTACTCTGTGCTTGAGAAATAAACTTCTTCAAGAATATAGAATATACTCTGTAGAGATAAACAAcaacattgaaatatttttcaaatagaaTGAGAAATAGTCGTTAAAGTACAGATTTACTCATTACTTGTCCTTTTGATCATATCTATTAttgaaaaactaataaatatcatgATTTCCAAAACTTTTcacaaaggaaaatattacatttcatttaaGCTAGGCTTTGAGGAAAGCAAAAGAGATATTTCAATAGCTGTcgataaaatattcaacagcGACAGCTTAGtaagtaatgtttttgttttcacAAATTGCTAAACGAATTTACTTGAAACAATTATCgtaaagttttaattcaaaattttaaatcaactgTGCCATATCTTTTCAACTATATAGAATGTACCCTAagtaagatatttataaactatatagACTTTGCTTATTTCCAGAGATTAACACTCTCTAATGAAGATGACCCAACTTTTTTGTGTAGAATTGTAATTACTCGTTGTGACTATGAAGAGTTAAAGAAACAACAAGGACTCCTTATTGATTTTGACAACTTTCCTTCACAAGTAGTTAGGCTACTACAGCAATGTACTGCAAACAATATGTAAGATTAGCAATATATAGTCTTCATGTTTATACTGAGATTGTTATATCTagtattctatattattttgttttcttttacttttttctaGGTTTCTTATCCTACACCAAATAAATCCAGATGATTACAATTTTGAAGTAGTTGAGCATAATGAATTTAAGAGACTTGTTCATTTGTCTTTGAAAACAGGTCCAGCAACTGACCATGATGTCAAACAACACATGTCTGAAACTATATCTGAATTAAAGGTAGTTCCAGATTCTAAGTACATTCCACATAAATGAAAACTATGGAATATTTATTACCAGCCAACTATGGctagtttttgttaaattacttactgtttttttataacatatctTTTTTCTAAACTAATAGATTACTCTATGTTCACTCATTTTATTCagatttactattttatgttTGCAGAAAACATTAATATCAGTAAAGAGTTCAGCTGCTCACAATGAGGCACTAATAAATGATAGATGTGGAAAACTTGAAGTAAAGATCCATGAACTAACAATGGCTTTATCAAAAATGGAAGAAGACAAGTTGAGACGAGAGTCTGAATATCAAGAGTCATTAAGACAAGAAAAAGATAGACTTGCACAGGTATTCTATAATGGTTTGGTACTTTGCAGTTGATAGTATGAAGTTCATAATGCATACTgtgcatattatttattggtgGAATGTTGTATCTCAGCAAAACCATGAATTCATATCTATAGGTacttactgatttttttttaatattctttcttaagaccttttaaaatttacataaactaATTTCAGGAAAAGCTTCAACTCCAAAAATCAGCTGACCTAAAtgccaaaaatgtattagcaAGTTCccaagaaaatttaaataagaaagacAAACAAATTGATGAACTACATTACTCATGCAGACAAATGAAAGAGACTATTTCTCAATTAGAAAGACAgataaggtatatttttaactacttgatattatgaaaattCTTCTGAAAACCTTTTTTCTTAACTTTCTATTATTcctcaaatttttaattttaatttaaaaaaatatttttattcttgaattattgttttgatgctgtttgtttttattggaGTTTTTAACCCTACCCTTTAAATGCCTaccaaaactataaaataaaaataataaaacactcaACAGCATTGATCACTCATaccacatattatttaaacatgatTTTTACAATTCTGTTTTTAtgtcttattattttacgttaagattttttaaattatattatctgcTAGAGGTCAGTGTGAATACCAGTTACTCCATAGgccaaacatatttttgttttatttttcatataggcTAACTGGCCTTTAATCCAAAGCAAACAATTCTTTTGCCTTGAATTAACCCCATAATCATAAGGTATATAGGTTTATaaagttatgtaattttatatataaggtatATAATTGCagtgaaaaaaatcaaagaactAATTATCTTGAGAAGGAAGTGCAAAAGTTTCATTTAGAAGTAACAACTTTATCATCAAAGAATACTTCACTGGAACGTGAAGTAAATGACCGGGAAAAACAAATCCACaacttgaatattaaatgttcaTCTCTAGAAAAGGTTTGTGAAGCATTTGGCCTATTAAGCTAAATCAAAAGGGGCTTAACCCAATGGGGCAGACTATTGGTTTTCTTTTAGCCTTCCATACTACATTATTTGTATGGGAAGTAAACAGATGTCCTGATGACAAATGAACATATATTTTCctctatttgttgtttttataaaatctgcacactaacaaataaattataattggttTGAAAGTTGCACGTTCGACTACAACTTATACTGaaatgcttttattattttagggGAATTTgcaatatgaataatttttactttaatttaaacaatgtttctTACAGACAGTAAAAGATAACTCGGATGTAATCAAGGAGTTAACTGAAAATGTACAATCACTGACATTAGAGAAGGTATGTACTATGTATTACAGTGCCACATACTTTTCTTGGCCAAGAGTAAGAGTATTGCTGTCATGGATATTCATATTgacagtaaattaaatttaaccatTATAAGGAGAATAATTTGAAGTCATGCAGGTTAactcaataatttattgaaatgtgttaataaaacaatgtattttattttattgtacttaataaaactaGTATCTAGGAAATACAGTTCTAGGACTGATATGATTGATTTACCTGTACTATCAATATAATACCTAGCAATAAGATTCCCGAGAGAGActgtatgataattaaaatttgatatttgccattttaaattataatgcaaataataacaataaatacattttagttggatttttattagttggtagatagaaaaattatttattgtatgcaGTCAGTCtgacatttcaaaatggcgacgtTATGGGACAAGAAAAGTATGTGGCactttacttacttttttGAGCCATagcgtttatatttatattaaatataaatctaaatcgtttatttaaattcagtaaaataattttatgtaatatcttAACACTTAAAAGACCAGATTgcactaaataaattgaaatccTAAACTCATAGACAAGGCTTTAAGTTTCATcccaaaaacaaacaaacttttattatatgggTTTGAGCAACAGGGCCAACACTGCAATGCGGTCGTGTCTTTGAATCACAGATGTGCAATAACAGACTGTTCTTCCTTTGTGTGATTATACACTCGCTTCTGCCCTGAAGTGAGAGTGAGTAAGAGAAAGAAAAACATCACAAGGAAACCGTCGTGTCTAAGACAGTCGCGTGTCAGAAACAGCAGGCTAAAGATAAATTTATCtagaaacagatacataaatctgagacCAAAATGGGTTCCATTGGCTGCGATGACGGCGTCCCGTTGGCTCGTTTGCTCCTATAAAaagaatgttataataattgcgTGTccgattttatatatacgcTAATATCTCTACCCATTGATGTATGGGACCTAAACATTGGACTTGGCTTAAATAATCACATTATTACAGAATAGTCTAGAACGACGTCTATCCCTTAGTGAATCCCTAGCTAGCAGGAACAATGAAGCGGCACAATCGACATCAGAACAACTGCTAAAGGCTAATCAAATAATTTCCAAACAAAATTCAGATCTAATAGAGATGAAGGACAAGGTAAGATTATCTTatgctaaaaaatatttatttttatttctttacgtttttacctatttttctGATCTACTTTATCAACATCGGAAGAGGTCAAATACTAGCAAGGCTAGAAcccttaagtttatttattaataataataactactcTTCGtttagatatgtattataaaatgttaactaAGATATaaacatgttaaaataaattactaaaaaaactatCAACCTCCATCTTGCAAAGGTTGCATTATTTTCGCACTAAATGACGTAAATCACTTTACCAAATGGCGGCGTATATACGATGTTCACAtcaattctttgtttttagttaaccatatttttttatgtaaaaggcCTTTAGTGGCTAATCTGGCAATATATTCTTTAGAGATTTATCGCCTAAAAGTTGCTCTAAATCAAAGATGTGGTTCTTTTTAGCTTCTTTGCCGTACAGCGATTGCCCTGGAACAAGAAAAAGTAATTGAACGTAACTCGAAAGAAATAGAAGAGTTGACGTCACAGATTAAAAGTTTTCAAGAGACGATAGAAAAGCAGCAAACCGATGTAGAGACCTGGAAAGAGAAGTGTGAATTGAATGAATTGACAGTTAGAGATAGAGATGAGACcatcaagaataataatatgggTAAGTAACTATACTTAAAGTTAGCAAAcatgttttatcttttatacaattacttaatatataggatttaatttttaccatAATTTGTAACAACGATATCTAGCACATATTTAGATATGGACACAAAACTTATGtcttgcatttattatattcgtagcatagattaattataatgtttatatactgtatataaaatatctggAATTTAGTGGTTTAATGTGTGATAATTAACTTGtcacgattaaaaaaaaattgcccttcaaaaaaatgttgtgtggttttatgaaacaacggtaaaagtgaaactttttttcacattatacacatataactaataatttttgggataatattccattatataaataaaaataaaataaaataaaaaaataaaaaaataaaaaaaaataaaaaagcctctttatttcctacaaatataactactagataatatttactattacattattttattgtattattagctggcttggttagattttagtatacttaaataatataatttgtaggaaCCCCATTAttgggtgaaggcctcctccaaagatgCCCATTTGTATCTGTCCTGTGCAGTCTGTTTCCAGTTTGGGCTGGCTACTTTTTTGATCTCATCATCCCAACGAGTATGTGGTCTTCCTCGATTTCTTTTACCTTGAGGTCCATTCCAAAAGGTCACTTCTGTGGTCCATCTTCGGTCTTTAAGCCTCGCGACATGGCCAGCCCATCtccatttaagtttttgtgCGTATTTCAGTGCGTCTGTAGCTTTGGTTTTTGATCTTATTATTGTGTGTCGTATTTTGTCtgatttctttagtttaagcATGCTGCGTTCCAGTCCTCTTTGACAGGTggtgataagattttttacttttgaagtGAATTTCCAGGTCTGGCAACCATAAGTCAAACTTGGAAGAAGGTtagaattcataatttttgtttttatggtaATAGGCAGGCCACTTTTAAAGATTTCCTTTAAACTCCAATATTTATTCCAAGTTTGTTGTATTCTTCTTTTCACTTCTAGTTCGTTATTTTTCGGGTGAAAACTAATTTGCTTACCTAGATAGATGTATGAATCTGTATATTCGAGTGGCACATTATCTATTGTTAATATTCTTCTCCGCCGATTTGTCATTGCCATAGTCTTAGCGAGATTCATTTTCAGACCCACCTTGATACTAGCCGAATGTAAAGTTTCCATCATTTGTTGTAACTGGGTGCTGGATTCTGATAACAGCACTAGGTCATCTGCGAATCTTAAGTGACTTAtgtatttgtcttttatatataggCCTGACTTACTCCAATCTATCTTCCTGAAGATAGTCTCCAGAATTGCTATGAATATTATTGGAGATAAGGGGTCGCCTTGCCGTACGCCTCTTTCTATAGTAAAACTTGGTCCTAGAGATTCTAGCTTAATTTTGCCCGTGTTGTTTTTGTATACGCTCTTTATGACTTGTATGTATACGTCTTCAACTCCCTGCTGTTTTAGGCTTTCCCATATACTTACATGTGTTACTGTATCGAATGCTTTTTGATAGTCAATAAACGCTATGTATAGCGGTCTTTGTTGTTCTTGGTACTTTTCGATGATTTGTTCTAGTGTGTGTATATGGTCCACAGTTGAGAAACCTTTCCTGAAGCCTGCTTGCTCTATTGGTTGTTTTAATTCCAATGTGCTGctgattcttttatttataatggctGAGAAGAGTTTGTAGAGGCTCGGGAGTAAGCTTATTGGTCTGTAGTTGCCAATATCTTTCGGATCACCCTTTTTATAGATGAGTATGATGTCCGATTCAGACCATTGTATGGGCGTTTTAGTCTTTTGCAGTATTAAGTTAAATAGTTCCGCTAGTGGTCCAGCTAATGTTTTGTGTGCTAGTCTTAATACTTCATTTGTTATGTTGTCCGATCCAGGGCTTTTTCCCAgttttaagctatttattgcTTCTTGGACTTCCATTTCGTCCACtggttttatacttatttcgTCGTTATTTTCGTTGGTGCTTGAgatgttattattttggatGTTGTCACTGTATAACTTTCTATAGAAATCTGTCGCCGCATTGATAATGGCAGTGCGCTTGCACAAAGTTCTGTTGTCTTTACTTAATCCTCCTATCCAGGTTTTGTTCGTTCTAAGTTCCTTAAAGGCCTTCTTTGTGCTTCCTGTGTGTTGTAGATATCTTTCTATAGTATTTTCTCTGTATTTAGCGTAATctctttttatgtatttatttgtcacTTTGTAGAGGGCGGAAAGCTCATTTCTCATTGATctcgatttattatttctttcttgtagttcttttcttctttttagtAATAGAGCGGTGCGATCTGATAGTATTTTGTGGTGTTTGTGTGGCTCTCTTCCCTTTTCTCGAGCTTTTTGCAAGCTTTGGCTAATAGCATTTACTATTTTGTCGTGATAAGTTTGTATTGATGTATGTTTCAAGTTGTAAGAAGGGTAGGGTAGCATTGAGGTTAAGTTATTGTTATATCTTACTACTTCGTCTTTGGTCTTCAGTTGAAAGTTGATTTTGCTTGTAAATTTCACTctactttgtttttgtttggctatttttaatgttgatcTAATTAATCGGTGGTCTGACGGATAGTTTAAATTCAGGACTTCAAAGTTATTGAATAGTTTTGGTTGGTTGGATAGTATATAGTCGATCTCATTTTTGTGTTGTCCATTTGGGGATCGCCACGTCCATCTCCGGCTACGGTTTTTCTTGAAGCATGTATTGATGATTGTTAAATTGTGTTCAAGTGCGTAGTCGACAAGTCTCTGTCCTCTATCGTTTCTTTCACCGTCCCCATGTTGATGCACTATTAAGTATTCACCTTCTTTAGGAGCCCCTACCTTCGCATTAAAGTCGCCCATTAGTATAATGTTCTTATGTGTTATTTCCATAGCTTTGtcgatagttttataaaattcctctatttcttcttcttttgcgGATTCGGTGGGTGCATATACCTGTATAATGGATATCTTAAATTCgtgaagtattaaatttagcaTTGCCACTCGTTCTGTTAGGCCGATGAAGCTTTCGATGTTGTTTTTAAGAGACTTCTTAATGATGAAGCCCACTCCAAATTTACCTGGTGTACTACCAATGTAGCAGAATATTAAGTTGTCATATTCCTCTATTTTATTACCAAGTCGTCTGATTCCATTATATAAAGGGTATAAAATCgttttatcaatcttaattttttacttggaaaattggaatgataatgggattaataaaaatagactaAGTttcaaactaatatttttattgaattctgtatcttagagagtacgacatacataatacttaacaattttttcgagtatatacacatattaaaatagcgtcGAGCACTGACACAAATGAAGTCTATACACTACACGGTCAGCTGCTGCGAACTATgtgcgccgccatattggccttggctgctatgacgagcgcctttcactttatccctactccgcggccaaccgtcacgcgacatgcgccacacagacgatgtaataaaagtttcattttaaaagtaaataaatttaatgactcAAAATTATTACATCTAACTCCGACCAAGttgaaaaatacatgttttatgCAATGTTGGCAAGTCACGTtgcatgtttttaattttccggGTTTAGCTACTGCCTGGGATTTATAATCCTTTAGTGACCTTGGAATTTTTGCAATCTTAATTTCAGTTATTCAATGGCTTCACAAGAAACTAGAGGAGACAAACACTCAAACAACTGACAGACACAAGACTAACGTGGCTAGTTCAACGccatactttattaatagGAACACCTCTACGATGGAAAATTCTGACGagtcaattaatttttatgccACTTCTAAGTAAGTATTAGGACATCAGAATTGAAGTGGCGGTTAAGcgaactaatttaatttcattcatttatgctctcaatttatattaagacgTAATATAATTACGTATCATAACTTTTACGACTTCAATCCCGCCGCGGTGCTGGCACAAACTCCACCGATTACACCAAACTCGTATTAGGTATATCTTTagacatatatattgtattgtcatttaaaagtaaaaaaaagttacactttttataaataataaatattttataaccttttttttcAGATCTAATATAGAAGATAGTTCTAATATCATTCATAGTAAAGAACGCATCACTAAGGGTCTGGATCCGAAATACTTAAAACCATCAGAAGACAcaaagataaagaaaaaaggtatttttatactCTTCGTTTTTGCGTTTTCAGCATAAAATTTGGTTTAATAAACCACACTATAGCGAGAAAACTGGTACTGGGACTGTCTATAGCggttttttatcaataaatattgacaaGTTCGATATAGACTTATGACAATTGTTttgcagtttttttatatcttcaaTATCTTAActgaaaaatactatttatggGTGAACgataaaaattttgaaactctgatacattacttattatcataatttgaGCATctgatttctgtatgttttgTGGTCAACTTAGTTGGAAGGATAGGATAGTTGCATGCTTAACTAATACTACCCTACTAGGCCTTGtacatttatcatttaattatacatttcaattaattGAGTTTAATTATATCATGCATTTTTTACACAGATTCAAGTAAACCAACAGCATCACAAAATAAGgggaaagaaaacaaaaatatcgaGTTACCCAAAGTTGACTACAGAGAGAAGAAATCGTCTAAACAGACGACATATCGGGCTACGCCTGTCTCTGCATACTTTCCGTGATAAATTTGGCTtagttgtatatttttgtaatataaatatgtttatacacattatgttaataaaatgtctTGTTTATTAAACTTGGGCcgcataagaaaataaattttattttaactgaaatatttatgttggTATGGCAAAAGTACTTCGTTTGGCTTCGGACTATTCATTCGGGGTCAAACCTGTCTTTCGAGCGTCAAGCTaatgatagaaaattatattcctaTTCTCTATTCCCAAGGGtccgctcagttgtggaaggACAACGAATAGGCAACACAccatgttaaataataaaacataaacaaatgtttaataatgtttattacaaaaatacatcacaagtataatatattgagcTTAAAAGTCCTGTATAACAAGAGAACACACATTTTAACAGACTTTGAGATCAACAAGAATTTTAAAGTGACATCTATAAATACTCTGTtagtgatttataaaatagtatattggACATTTATCTCAACAATTTAGTGGCTATGGCACTTTAAACGATTGAACGATTTGATTAGATTCTACTATCAGCAGTCAACATTGACTAAAAACCGATTACGATGTATTCGTtgaaattttagtaataataatactaatagtattattattaccgaAATCGAATAaaagtgtaatttaaaaacgtatgttatcgtttaattattatgtataatgtttcACACTAATTATTAGTGAAATCGACATAGTGGCACAGAGTTTTGTGCTACaagctaataatatataacatttgatACAAACAATACgaaatactattaatataatgggAATTcttgaaatagttttataaacgtAAAATTTTAAGCAAATGTCAGTAgagataaatattgtttaggaTTTACACAAAATACTGCAATCGAAAATTCACAAGCTGATTGCTGATAGTACCATTTAAAGTCTGGTAAGAATCTATTATActctacaaatttaaaaattcattgatGCCAGATTAACAACGTAATAgtgaaaatctaaataatttttaatcaaatgtaTAAGTGAAAATAGAATTATGTACAAAAGGTgaagaaaaaagtttttaaatttt
Coding sequences:
- the LOC110993187 gene encoding spindle assembly abnormal protein 6 homolog produces the protein MISKTFHKGKYYISFKLGFEESKRDISIAVDKIFNSDSLRLTLSNEDDPTFLCRIVITRCDYEELKKQQGLLIDFDNFPSQVVRLLQQCTANNMFLILHQINPDDYNFEVVEHNEFKRLVHLSLKTGPATDHDVKQHMSETISELKKTLISVKSSAAHNEALINDRCGKLEVKIHELTMALSKMEEDKLRRESEYQESLRQEKDRLAQEKLQLQKSADLNAKNVLASSQENLNKKDKQIDELHYSCRQMKETISQLERQISEKNQRTNYLEKEVQKFHLEVTTLSSKNTSLEREVNDREKQIHNLNIKCSSLEKTVKDNSDVIKELTENVQSLTLEKNSLERRLSLSESLASRNNEAAQSTSEQLLKANQIISKQNSDLIEMKDKLLCRTAIALEQEKVIERNSKEIEELTSQIKSFQETIEKQQTDVETWKEKCELNELTVRDRDETIKNNNMVIQWLHKKLEETNTQTTDRHKTNVASSTPYFINRNTSTMENSDESINFYATSKSNIEDSSNIIHSKERITKGLDPKYLKPSEDTKIKKKDSSKPTASQNKGKENKNIELPKVDYREKKSSKQTTYRATPVSAYFP